From the Bdellovibrio reynosensis genome, one window contains:
- a CDS encoding alpha/beta fold hydrolase has product MNLFLLHGFLGRPADWSSVKGYLSLNENLRIFVPDYFKEALLNPQHSFESWAENFTRWVDLQGCSKDKNILVGYSLGGRLALHALKNRPQLWTKSLFVSTNPGFNDQLATFDPESPERKQRWINDSYWAEEFLKAPWESVLRNWNSQAVFSGGSEEPARLEKDYSRENLSLALTQWSLAQQQNMRPVLQNQAEKALWLVGERDEKFLDLSRRLVQDIPKLNVSVIPGASHRVLFDCPKLLSEKILSLLA; this is encoded by the coding sequence GTGAACCTGTTTTTACTGCATGGATTTTTAGGAAGACCCGCTGATTGGTCTTCTGTAAAGGGCTACTTAAGTCTGAATGAAAATCTAAGAATTTTTGTTCCCGACTATTTCAAAGAAGCTTTATTAAATCCTCAACACAGTTTTGAAAGTTGGGCAGAAAACTTCACGCGCTGGGTGGATCTGCAGGGATGTTCTAAAGATAAAAACATTCTTGTCGGGTACTCGCTTGGTGGCAGGTTAGCACTTCATGCCCTTAAAAATAGACCACAACTTTGGACGAAAAGTTTATTTGTTTCCACGAACCCCGGTTTCAATGACCAATTAGCCACTTTTGATCCAGAATCACCAGAGCGAAAACAAAGATGGATTAATGATTCATACTGGGCCGAAGAATTTTTAAAAGCCCCGTGGGAATCGGTGTTGCGCAACTGGAACTCCCAGGCTGTGTTCAGTGGGGGCTCTGAAGAACCAGCGCGATTAGAAAAAGATTATTCTAGAGAAAACCTAAGCCTTGCCCTGACCCAGTGGTCTTTGGCGCAACAACAGAACATGCGTCCGGTGTTACAAAACCAAGCCGAAAAGGCTTTGTGGCTTGTGGGCGAAAGGGATGAAAAGTTCTTAGATCTTTCGCGCCGTCTGGTTCAAGACATCCCGAAATTAAATGTGTCGGTGATACCAGGGGCTTCCCACCGTGTGCTTTTTGATTGTCCGAAACTTTTAAGCGAGAAGATCTTAAGCTTATTGGCTTAG
- a CDS encoding S1 family peptidase yields the protein MLTWSFFSILLCFVLASMNIGCGVQSSELSNFPDAGIIGGSQSTQDQSWSKNVALIYNKSTNTHCTGFLIKKNIILTAAHCLGINEKDMTIAFGIRPMDGNYIRRDVHSAIHHELYKKDGTNRHDVALIRLVNTAPTGYFPIALPPEDLDIVAGNEFIATGYGRISGKSDINPKANYGTGYLRHVQTKIESISLDQSEFYVNQTFAKGICNGDSGGPAIFRYKNNDYAIGIASAISWTTPVEMTEEERKAFMLNKDLCAEKSIYMNIKKYMPWIKEQSEKLSQ from the coding sequence ATGCTTACTTGGTCGTTCTTCAGCATCCTGCTTTGCTTCGTATTAGCGTCGATGAACATCGGCTGTGGCGTGCAAAGTTCTGAGCTAAGCAATTTTCCAGACGCTGGGATAATCGGCGGCTCTCAATCGACTCAAGATCAATCTTGGTCTAAAAACGTTGCGCTTATTTATAATAAATCAACGAACACCCATTGCACCGGTTTTTTAATTAAAAAAAACATCATCCTCACCGCCGCCCACTGTCTTGGTATTAATGAAAAAGATATGACTATTGCTTTCGGCATTCGTCCTATGGATGGCAATTACATCAGACGTGATGTGCACTCTGCGATTCACCATGAACTTTATAAAAAAGATGGGACCAACCGTCATGACGTGGCTTTGATTCGTTTGGTGAACACTGCTCCTACTGGGTACTTTCCAATCGCACTTCCGCCAGAGGATTTAGACATTGTGGCTGGTAACGAGTTCATAGCTACTGGTTATGGGCGCATTTCCGGAAAGTCTGACATAAACCCCAAAGCCAACTATGGCACGGGTTACCTTCGCCATGTTCAGACTAAAATCGAAAGTATCAGCCTTGATCAGTCAGAGTTTTATGTAAACCAAACTTTTGCTAAAGGCATCTGCAATGGTGATTCTGGGGGCCCGGCGATTTTCCGCTATAAAAATAACGATTACGCGATTGGTATTGCTTCTGCCATCTCTTGGACGACTCCGGTTGAAATGACCGAAGAAGAACGTAAAGCCTTTATGCTAAATAAAGATCTATGTGCAGAAAAATCGATTTACATGAACATCAAAAAATATATGCCGTGGATTAAAGAACAGTCTGAAAAACTAAGCCAATAA
- the pip gene encoding prolyl aminopeptidase, whose translation MREFYPVIEPYNKGMLKVSDLHTLYFEECGNPEGRPVVFLHGGPGGGIAPDHRRFFDPKAYRIILFDQRGSGKSTPCAELRENTTWNLVKDIETIRTHLNIDKWVVFGGSWGSTLALAYAITHPEKVRALVLRGIFLCRPSEIKWFYQEGASQIFPDVWDEYLKPIPENERHDMVTAYYKRLTHDSSEIRLEAAKAWSKWEAATSRLIIDQNAIDDFDDPDYALSFARIECHYFTNNAFFETDNWLLENVQRIRHIPCAIVQGRYDVVCPARSAWDLHKAWPEAKFTFIADSGHAAAEPGTRSALIEATDSFKTL comes from the coding sequence GTGCGTGAATTTTATCCTGTGATTGAACCTTATAATAAAGGCATGTTGAAAGTTTCCGATCTTCATACTCTTTACTTTGAAGAGTGCGGAAATCCTGAAGGTCGCCCGGTGGTTTTTCTTCATGGCGGTCCCGGCGGCGGCATCGCCCCTGACCATCGTCGTTTCTTTGATCCCAAGGCTTATCGAATTATTTTATTTGATCAACGTGGCTCAGGAAAGTCCACGCCGTGCGCTGAGCTTCGTGAAAACACCACCTGGAACTTAGTGAAAGACATTGAAACCATACGGACTCATTTAAACATCGACAAGTGGGTTGTGTTTGGTGGTAGCTGGGGTTCAACGCTAGCCCTTGCTTATGCGATAACTCATCCAGAAAAAGTGAGGGCGCTAGTTTTACGTGGGATTTTTCTTTGCCGTCCTTCTGAAATTAAATGGTTTTATCAAGAGGGCGCTTCGCAAATTTTCCCTGACGTATGGGATGAATATTTAAAACCCATTCCTGAAAACGAACGACATGATATGGTGACTGCGTATTATAAACGCCTGACCCACGACAGCTCAGAGATTCGCTTAGAGGCCGCCAAAGCTTGGAGCAAGTGGGAAGCAGCAACTTCAAGATTGATCATTGATCAAAATGCGATCGACGATTTTGATGATCCTGATTATGCGCTTAGTTTTGCGCGCATTGAATGCCATTACTTTACAAACAACGCGTTTTTTGAAACCGACAACTGGCTGCTTGAAAACGTTCAGCGCATTCGTCACATTCCGTGCGCGATTGTTCAAGGTCGCTATGATGTGGTTTGCCCGGCTCGCTCGGCGTGGGATCTTCATAAAGCATGGCCAGAAGCAAAATTTACATTCATCGCTGACTCGGGCCACGCTGCTGCTGAACCTGGAACCCGCTCAGCTCTAATAGAAGCGACTGACAGTTTCAAAACACTGTAA
- a CDS encoding S1 family peptidase: protein MKRNKLFLAGLFSSLALTACAPQNQNPTSNLIETADSAIIGGSVVQAGDKITESIVAVYDAAEGQLCTGSLLPNNLVLTAAHCVGAYTEEMYVFFDLSLSATSERRKVDKLEVSPYWPSRQLKEKNTGDIAILHFTGTVPAGYKPATFLAASQKSLLKRGSTVVLAGYGITNGVTGEGAGTLKMTSVKVEDPLYSVSEVKLNQTQGTGACHGDSGGPAYVEVKGKYYLWGVTSRGVNDEDNDCSKYSAYTSALYYKVWINRMAQKLSVSLTAPQVSK from the coding sequence GTGAAAAGAAATAAGTTGTTCTTAGCAGGTTTGTTTTCAAGTTTGGCGCTGACAGCGTGTGCTCCACAAAATCAAAATCCAACTTCAAATTTAATCGAAACGGCAGACAGCGCTATTATCGGCGGGTCAGTGGTTCAAGCTGGCGATAAAATTACTGAAAGCATCGTTGCAGTTTACGATGCAGCAGAAGGCCAACTTTGCACAGGCTCTTTACTTCCAAATAATCTAGTTCTTACAGCAGCTCATTGCGTGGGTGCTTATACTGAAGAAATGTATGTTTTCTTTGATCTTTCACTTTCAGCAACAAGTGAACGTCGCAAAGTGGATAAACTTGAAGTGTCTCCGTACTGGCCATCTCGCCAACTAAAAGAAAAAAATACGGGCGACATCGCGATCTTGCATTTCACAGGAACTGTTCCTGCTGGCTATAAACCCGCAACTTTCTTAGCGGCTTCGCAAAAGTCTTTACTAAAACGCGGTTCAACAGTAGTGCTTGCAGGTTACGGCATCACGAATGGCGTGACTGGTGAAGGTGCTGGTACTTTGAAAATGACTTCAGTCAAAGTTGAAGATCCTTTGTACAGCGTATCAGAAGTAAAATTAAATCAAACGCAAGGCACAGGCGCATGCCACGGTGACTCTGGCGGCCCTGCGTATGTTGAAGTTAAAGGCAAATACTACCTTTGGGGAGTTACAAGCCGCGGTGTTAACGACGAAGACAACGATTGCTCTAAATACTCAGCATACACAAGCGCGTTATATTACAAAGTATGGATCAACCGCATGGCCCAAAAGCTTTCGGTTTCCTTAACCGCTCCGCAAGTTTCTAAATAA
- the menD gene encoding 2-succinyl-5-enolpyruvyl-6-hydroxy-3-cyclohexene-1-carboxylic-acid synthase, which translates to MTNMELAGKVIQELVRTGVREFILCAGARNSPLVNILDENKNLKVYSFFEERSAAFFGLGRIASTRRPVAIITTSGTAVAELIPAAVEGTYSSLPLIMVTADRPKHFRGTGAPQTIEQVGIFSYYNEVALDLDAENSHLSFKSLSWKKPIHVNVCFEEPLLDGPIPKIEIPTVSERTKLPGQLPLGTLKEMEDFLNTHQPLVMVGILPEKAHNTVLEFLKQYKAPTYCEGISSLRGHPDLKDFEIRSGEQMIHRVFKEGICDSVLRIGGVPTTRFWRDLEDKYKNIPVFSVSFNHYTGLSRPVEHCNSLDLLSQVEFTHPHRENVKLNIEDLALAEKVRALLMKYPKSEQGLIFGLSYKMKGGSVYLGNSLPIREWDSCSAHESMPVRVAANRGANGIDGQISTFLGWAHPETENWCLVGDLTAMYDLSSLWATSQLDARKLRVVVINNGGGQIFSRMFNKDIFINKHQISFESWAKMWNWDYQKWTEIPDTTQFTDRQVLEIVPDWDQTQSFWKEYEALWKE; encoded by the coding sequence ATGACAAATATGGAATTAGCAGGGAAGGTCATTCAAGAGCTGGTACGCACCGGAGTGAGAGAATTTATCCTGTGTGCTGGCGCCAGAAACAGCCCCTTAGTTAACATCCTTGATGAAAATAAAAACCTAAAAGTGTATTCGTTTTTTGAAGAACGTTCGGCCGCTTTTTTTGGTTTAGGTCGTATTGCTAGCACAAGAAGACCTGTTGCCATTATCACGACTTCAGGAACGGCGGTTGCTGAATTAATTCCTGCAGCTGTAGAAGGAACTTATTCTTCGTTACCGTTGATTATGGTCACAGCCGATCGCCCAAAACATTTCCGCGGAACAGGGGCTCCACAAACCATTGAACAAGTCGGAATCTTTTCTTACTACAACGAAGTGGCGTTAGATTTAGATGCGGAAAATTCCCATCTATCATTTAAGTCTTTGTCTTGGAAAAAACCAATTCACGTGAATGTTTGTTTTGAAGAGCCCTTACTTGATGGCCCCATTCCAAAAATTGAAATCCCAACTGTATCAGAACGTACGAAGCTGCCAGGGCAGTTGCCATTAGGGACGTTAAAAGAAATGGAAGATTTTTTAAATACTCACCAGCCCTTAGTGATGGTGGGTATTCTTCCGGAAAAAGCCCATAATACCGTTCTAGAATTTCTAAAACAGTATAAGGCACCAACTTATTGTGAAGGTATTTCTAGCTTGCGTGGTCACCCAGATTTAAAAGATTTTGAAATTCGCTCGGGCGAACAAATGATTCACAGAGTTTTCAAAGAAGGCATTTGTGATTCGGTTCTAAGAATCGGCGGGGTGCCAACGACACGTTTCTGGCGTGACTTGGAAGATAAATATAAAAACATTCCGGTATTCTCTGTCAGTTTTAATCACTACACGGGCCTGAGTCGTCCGGTTGAGCATTGCAATTCGTTAGATCTTTTAAGTCAGGTAGAGTTCACTCACCCGCACCGTGAAAACGTAAAACTTAATATCGAAGATTTGGCGCTTGCTGAAAAAGTGCGTGCGCTTTTAATGAAGTACCCTAAGTCTGAACAGGGTTTAATTTTTGGTCTTTCATACAAAATGAAGGGCGGATCGGTTTACTTAGGCAACTCGTTACCGATTCGTGAATGGGATTCTTGTTCAGCCCATGAATCAATGCCAGTGCGTGTGGCGGCCAATCGTGGCGCCAATGGGATCGACGGACAGATATCGACGTTCTTAGGTTGGGCCCATCCGGAAACTGAAAACTGGTGCTTAGTAGGCGATCTAACGGCGATGTATGATTTATCGTCACTTTGGGCAACTTCTCAACTTGATGCGCGCAAGCTCCGGGTTGTTGTTATTAACAACGGCGGAGGTCAAATTTTCTCGCGTATGTTTAATAAAGATATATTTATAAACAAACATCAGATTTCTTTCGAATCATGGGCTAAGATGTGGAACTGGGATTATCAGAAATGGACTGAGATTCCAGATACCACACAGTTTACCGATCGCCAGGTGCTTGAGATAGTGCCTGACTGGGATCAAACTCAAAGTTTCTGGAAGGAATACGAGGCCCTTTGGAAAGAGTGA
- a CDS encoding YihY/virulence factor BrkB family protein, whose amino-acid sequence MKIKQVINQLKSSEFTDKLSKDKLMDMAAALSYYSALSLAPLLIILIFGVSFLGEDFKNELIAQIQALVGKQAGETIGVIAKNADKTPTARNVAGIAGILTLLFSAGAIFGQLRASLNVIFETADQCEPKKEQKKSFLRSAYDFIKEKVFTMGMVLTFVLISVISLVASSAIAVIFQGGEAFLGQALAFLASQVVFSFVFGAIYYFVPEIKIKPKIAFVAGLVTAFLFTIGKHLIGIYLGQSATANMYGAAGSLILLLMWVFYSSLIIFISAEIANEINKIYLAETRGEVYGQAESHRDGRDLFH is encoded by the coding sequence ATGAAAATCAAACAAGTCATTAACCAACTTAAAAGCTCAGAATTCACAGACAAATTAAGCAAAGATAAACTTATGGATATGGCCGCAGCCCTATCTTATTACTCAGCCCTTTCCCTAGCACCCTTGCTTATTATTTTAATTTTTGGGGTGTCATTTTTAGGAGAGGATTTTAAGAACGAGTTGATTGCGCAAATTCAAGCTCTGGTAGGGAAACAAGCCGGTGAAACTATTGGTGTTATTGCGAAAAATGCAGACAAAACTCCCACTGCGCGTAATGTTGCCGGAATTGCCGGTATATTAACCCTCCTTTTTTCTGCCGGGGCCATCTTTGGTCAACTGCGAGCCTCTTTAAATGTTATTTTTGAAACAGCAGACCAATGTGAACCCAAAAAGGAACAGAAAAAATCTTTTCTAAGATCAGCCTACGATTTTATTAAAGAAAAAGTATTCACCATGGGCATGGTTCTGACATTCGTTTTGATTTCAGTAATCTCGCTTGTCGCATCTTCGGCGATAGCTGTGATTTTTCAAGGAGGGGAAGCTTTCCTTGGTCAAGCCCTTGCTTTCCTAGCTTCTCAGGTCGTTTTCAGTTTTGTTTTCGGTGCTATTTATTATTTTGTTCCGGAAATAAAAATTAAACCAAAAATCGCTTTCGTCGCAGGACTGGTGACTGCTTTTCTGTTCACCATCGGTAAACATCTGATCGGGATCTATCTTGGACAAAGCGCCACAGCCAATATGTATGGCGCTGCGGGTTCTTTAATTCTACTTTTAATGTGGGTCTTTTATTCGTCTTTGATTATTTTTATCAGCGCAGAAATCGCCAACGAAATCAATAAAATCTATTTAGCGGAAACAAGAGGCGAGGTCTACGGACAAGCCGAATCTCACCGCGACGGTCGCGATCTTTTCCACTAG